One Candidatus Poribacteria bacterium DNA segment encodes these proteins:
- a CDS encoding molybdenum cofactor guanylyltransferase: MTKLNVSAIVLAGGRSSRFKRDKALILWEGKPLIVRQVDMLKGLFDEIIVVTGNERRYEELIDVKVVKDLIKGKGPLGGIHAGLSSSSNDYNLILPCDMPLLNEKVISLLLDEINGRSRIILPVVRGYVEPLVGIYHRDCIPFAEMLLRGGKLKVLGLMDFVPTKLIPENRVLEVDPNLTSFLNLNSPEDLKIATCGLIEEVIKEE, translated from the coding sequence ATGACAAAACTCAATGTCTCAGCCATAGTTTTGGCCGGCGGAAGATCCTCCCGCTTCAAAAGGGATAAAGCGCTGATTCTCTGGGAAGGGAAACCTCTGATCGTCAGACAGGTTGATATGCTTAAGGGGCTGTTCGACGAGATAATCGTTGTGACGGGGAATGAAAGAAGATATGAGGAGTTGATCGATGTCAAAGTCGTGAAGGATCTGATCAAAGGGAAAGGACCTCTCGGAGGAATACACGCCGGGCTGAGTTCCTCGTCGAACGATTACAACCTGATCCTTCCCTGCGATATGCCCCTGTTGAACGAGAAGGTGATCTCGCTTCTCCTGGATGAGATAAACGGTCGGTCACGGATCATATTGCCCGTAGTGAGAGGATATGTGGAGCCGTTAGTAGGGATCTATCACAGGGATTGTATCCCTTTCGCCGAGATGCTCCTGAGAGGAGGAAAACTGAAGGTTTTGGGTCTTATGGACTTCGTCCCGACCAAGCTCATACCTGAAAACAGGGTGCTTGAGGTGGACCCCAACCTGACATCTTTCCTCAACCTGAACAGCCCGGAGGATCTTAAAATAGCCACTTGTGGTCTCATTGAGGAGGTTATCAAGGAGGAATAG
- a CDS encoding GNAT family N-acetyltransferase, whose product MKVVYKVDGSAVHAFVDDEKVGQVIVPDIELHWAEGVYVRVAGIAGVETREEFRRMGIASRMMEEAKRLALRRGYPCSAVSTNLGNVARRLYSRAGYVTVCKPGRFEKRLERRAQKHRVSVRGYRSGDERELMRIFEELYVHFFGWRRKTPQRWMEMREETESIFIAEDEGEVQGWSACFRQWVGLVSELYVRPSRRRKEIARTLLHTLENHLLSRGVDVAHFWLSPRDEFSAELLVEEGYRFTEQRVLKVCILDLEGLLDALVPLFNLRLKGAPRWKGVIRLRTPVQEGLLRVDDEVSVEESGTADVEVFMPQDVLVRILCGAVDPWEAYLEGLLSVEPKVEEHVMSVLNALFPSVPWHHPADDLW is encoded by the coding sequence TTGAAGGTTGTCTACAAGGTTGACGGCTCCGCCGTCCACGCCTTCGTGGACGATGAGAAAGTCGGTCAGGTGATAGTCCCCGACATAGAGCTTCACTGGGCGGAAGGGGTTTATGTGCGCGTCGCAGGGATAGCCGGCGTGGAGACGAGGGAGGAGTTCCGCAGGATGGGCATCGCCTCGAGGATGATGGAGGAGGCGAAAAGGCTCGCCCTGCGGAGGGGCTATCCGTGCTCGGCGGTCTCCACGAACCTGGGAAACGTGGCGAGGAGGCTTTACTCCAGAGCGGGCTACGTGACGGTGTGCAAGCCGGGGAGGTTCGAAAAGAGGCTTGAAAGGAGGGCTCAAAAGCACAGGGTGAGCGTCAGAGGTTACCGCAGCGGTGACGAGAGGGAGCTGATGCGCATCTTTGAAGAGCTCTACGTCCACTTCTTCGGCTGGAGGAGGAAGACGCCTCAGAGATGGATGGAGATGAGGGAGGAGACGGAATCCATATTCATCGCCGAGGATGAGGGCGAGGTTCAGGGATGGTCCGCCTGCTTCCGCCAGTGGGTCGGGCTCGTCTCAGAACTTTATGTCAGACCGTCTCGGAGGCGGAAGGAGATAGCCAGGACGCTCCTTCACACCCTTGAGAACCACCTGTTGTCCAGAGGTGTGGATGTCGCCCATTTCTGGCTGTCGCCGCGGGACGAATTCTCGGCGGAGCTGCTCGTGGAGGAGGGATACAGGTTCACGGAACAGAGGGTGTTGAAGGTGTGCATACTTGACCTTGAAGGGCTGCTTGATGCTCTCGTCCCGCTTTTCAATCTCAGGCTGAAAGGGGCGCCGAGGTGGAAGGGGGTGATACGGTTGCGCACGCCCGTTCAGGAGGGGCTTCTGAGGGTGGACGATGAGGTGAGCGTTGAGGAGAGTGGAACGGCGGATGTGGAGGTCTTCATGCCGCAGGATGTGCTCGTGAGGATCTTATGCGGCGCCGTTGACCCCTGGGAGGCGTATCTTGAGGGCCTCCTCTCCGTTGAACCGAAGGTGGAGGAGCATGTGATGTCCGTTTTAAACGCTCTTTTTCCGAGCGTTCCATGGCATCATCCCGCCGACGACCTCTGGTGA
- a CDS encoding Glu/Leu/Phe/Val dehydrogenase produces the protein MGETKGKLVVLNRVMRIPPRAIELLERAEKEMTLFLNVRVDDRTVVTADAFVVYHNTARGPAKGGIRFAPNLTLSEVRDLAERMTWKTALTGIPFGGGKSGIAVDPKSLTPYAKREIMREFVHLIRNELTTGSYVPAPDLGTGPREMAVIYGEFHIPECVTGKPVAVGGVPGRREATGRGVATAARLAAQRMLRKEISECTVAIQGFGNVGSWTVRFLSSMGAKVMAVSDSKGGAFDGDGLDVEELSKHKAETGSVVGFAEEISNDELLSLDVDILIPAAVEEVLREENAGDVRAKLIVEGANGPTTPEGDEILRERGIPVIPDILANSGGVIASYIEWRSAKSGSITSASEVYATIDERINFAFGRMAELSEDKDVSYRDAAMAIAVGEVVRAMEERGWI, from the coding sequence ATGGGAGAGACTAAGGGAAAGCTCGTCGTACTCAACCGTGTGATGCGCATCCCTCCGAGAGCCATAGAGCTTCTCGAGAGGGCTGAGAAGGAGATGACCCTCTTCCTCAACGTGAGGGTTGATGACAGGACCGTCGTAACAGCTGACGCCTTCGTCGTATACCATAACACGGCCCGCGGTCCGGCGAAAGGAGGGATCAGGTTCGCGCCCAACCTCACCCTGTCGGAGGTGAGGGATCTGGCGGAGAGGATGACCTGGAAGACTGCTCTCACGGGTATACCGTTTGGAGGTGGGAAATCCGGCATCGCCGTGGACCCCAAATCCCTCACACCCTACGCCAAGAGGGAGATAATGAGGGAGTTCGTCCACCTCATCAGGAACGAGCTCACAACCGGAAGCTACGTACCGGCTCCTGATCTTGGAACCGGTCCAAGGGAGATGGCGGTGATATACGGAGAGTTTCACATACCCGAGTGTGTGACGGGCAAGCCCGTGGCCGTAGGAGGGGTTCCGGGAAGGAGGGAGGCCACGGGAAGAGGGGTGGCCACAGCCGCCCGCCTCGCTGCTCAACGCATGTTGAGGAAGGAGATATCGGAATGCACCGTCGCGATCCAGGGGTTCGGAAACGTCGGGAGCTGGACAGTCCGCTTCCTGAGCTCCATGGGTGCGAAGGTAATGGCGGTCTCCGACTCGAAGGGAGGAGCGTTCGACGGGGACGGGCTGGATGTGGAGGAGCTTTCAAAACACAAGGCCGAGACGGGAAGCGTGGTCGGGTTCGCCGAGGAGATCTCCAACGATGAGCTTCTCTCGCTCGATGTGGACATACTCATCCCCGCAGCGGTGGAGGAGGTTTTGAGGGAGGAAAACGCCGGTGACGTAAGGGCGAAGCTGATCGTGGAGGGGGCAAACGGCCCAACGACGCCCGAGGGGGATGAGATACTGAGGGAGAGGGGTATCCCCGTCATACCGGATATACTCGCCAACAGCGGAGGGGTGATAGCCTCATACATAGAGTGGAGGAGCGCGAAATCCGGGAGCATAACATCGGCTTCCGAGGTTTACGCTACGATAGATGAGAGGATAAATTTCGCCTTTGGGAGAATGGCGGAGCTTTCGGAGGATAAGGATGTAAGCTACAGGGATGCAGCCATGGCAATCGCCGTCGGCGAGGTGGTGAGGGCTATGGAGGAGAGGGGATGGATTTGA
- a CDS encoding nitroreductase family protein — translation MELQQAITGRRSIRRYTDQDVSDEQIRALLEAAYWAPRVNERWNFTVVRDKATKDVLARGEPGGRPQTQAAAAPVDIVVCIDLRGASKRDRELYAMQEASAAIQNILLKAYELGLGTCWIGSFDDEAVAEALSLPEGVKPIAIISIGYPAEKGKGVRRRKLEEIVHRERWGNRF, via the coding sequence ATGGAACTTCAACAGGCTATAACGGGAAGGCGAAGCATACGGAGATACACCGATCAGGATGTCTCGGATGAGCAGATAAGGGCGCTCCTTGAAGCCGCATACTGGGCGCCGCGCGTGAACGAGAGGTGGAACTTCACCGTGGTGAGGGACAAGGCGACAAAAGATGTCCTCGCAAGAGGCGAACCGGGCGGCAGACCGCAGACTCAAGCGGCGGCTGCTCCGGTGGACATCGTGGTCTGCATAGACCTCAGAGGGGCGAGCAAACGTGACAGGGAGCTTTACGCCATGCAGGAGGCATCCGCAGCGATCCAAAATATCCTCCTGAAAGCATACGAGTTAGGTCTTGGGACGTGCTGGATAGGAAGTTTCGATGACGAGGCTGTCGCGGAAGCCCTCTCCCTCCCGGAGGGGGTCAAGCCGATCGCCATCATCTCCATAGGATACCCAGCCGAGAAGGGGAAGGGTGTTCGCAGGAGGAAACTTGAGGAGATAGTCCACCGTGAGAGGTGGGGCAACAGGTTTTAG
- the ald gene encoding alanine dehydrogenase: MVIGVPKEIREGERRVGMTPSGVRLLVSDGHHVIVEEGAGRLSGISDEEFKEAGAEMVRSAEEVWGRAEMVVKVKEPQPVEYKFFREGLILFAYLHLASNPELIRELTESGVTAIAYETVQLDDGFLPLLTPMSEIAGRIAVQIGARLLEADSGEGVLLGGVPGVPPANVVILGAGTVGSAAARIAVGMGANVSVLDVDARKLRHLEDALHGRLLTLNSTPDNIKRAVLGADLVIGCVYRVGERAPVLVDEETVGSMKDGAAVIDVAVDQGGCVETSRPTTHSSPTYVVHGVVHYGVPNMPAAVPRTSTPALTDATLPYARKIANMGMHRALEEDDSLRRGLNVHEGSIVHPGVASSVGSGR; this comes from the coding sequence ATGGTCATAGGCGTCCCGAAGGAGATCAGGGAGGGCGAGAGGCGGGTGGGCATGACGCCCTCAGGGGTGCGCCTGCTCGTCTCGGACGGGCATCACGTGATAGTTGAGGAGGGCGCCGGAAGGCTCAGCGGCATATCCGACGAGGAGTTCAAAGAAGCTGGAGCCGAGATGGTCAGGAGCGCCGAGGAGGTGTGGGGAAGGGCTGAGATGGTGGTTAAAGTGAAGGAACCACAGCCGGTGGAATACAAGTTCTTCCGTGAAGGGCTGATATTGTTCGCCTACCTGCACCTTGCATCTAACCCGGAGTTGATTCGGGAATTAACCGAAAGCGGCGTCACCGCCATCGCATACGAGACGGTTCAGCTTGACGACGGCTTCCTTCCCCTTCTGACGCCGATGAGCGAGATAGCGGGCAGGATAGCTGTGCAGATAGGGGCGAGGTTGCTTGAGGCGGACAGCGGTGAGGGGGTCCTTCTGGGAGGCGTCCCCGGAGTTCCGCCGGCCAACGTGGTCATATTGGGGGCGGGGACCGTCGGGAGCGCTGCCGCGAGGATAGCGGTGGGGATGGGCGCAAACGTGTCCGTCTTGGACGTGGACGCCCGCAAGCTTCGCCATCTGGAAGACGCTCTGCACGGGCGCCTGCTCACGCTCAACTCCACCCCGGATAACATCAAACGTGCCGTGCTGGGGGCTGACCTGGTTATAGGGTGCGTCTACAGGGTTGGGGAGAGGGCGCCCGTCCTGGTGGACGAGGAGACGGTCGGATCTATGAAGGACGGGGCGGCAGTTATAGATGTGGCTGTTGATCAGGGTGGATGTGTGGAGACGAGCCGTCCCACGACCCATAGTTCGCCCACCTATGTGGTTCACGGGGTCGTCCACTACGGAGTTCCGAACATGCCCGCTGCCGTGCCGAGAACCAGCACGCCCGCCCTGACGGACGCCACCCTGCCGTATGCCAGGAAGATAGCGAACATGGGGATGCATCGGGCGCTTGAGGAGGACGACTCCCTGAGGAGGGGCTTAAACGTCCACGAGGGCTCCATCGTCCACCCCGGCGTGGCTTCGAGTGTGGGGAGTGGAAGATAA